A stretch of Geomonas oryzisoli DNA encodes these proteins:
- the ftsH gene encoding ATP-dependent zinc metalloprotease FtsH — MPNFWKVAPFLLLVLLLSLWNSTVNLNEPLRHTINYSQFVEQLTAGNIKSVVIRKEALNGELRNETSLLLQEGGKPAPVKYFRTVLPPFQGEGLLAQLQDKKVTITIESAERGALWQTVLALLPWLLIIGVWVVILKRNQQIQGGPGGLFTFGASKARLYDVSKPSVTFNDVAGMDNVKLELKETIEFLTDPSRFERIGAKVPKGVLLVGPPGTGKTLIARATAGEAAVPFYNISASEFVEMFVGVGASRVRDMFKKAKSTHPSIIFIDEIDAVGRTRGTGLGGGHDEREQTLNQLLSEMDGFDPHEEVIVMAATNRPDVLDPALLRPGRFDRHIVIDRPGWKERKAILEIHVRGKKLSADVDLETLAKGTPGMTGADLENLANEAALVALRQGKELVDAHDFSEAKDIILMGSVKELTISDEEKRITAYHEAGHTLVAWQLPGADPIYKVSIIPRGMAMGVTQLLPGEDRHYYPRSYLMNRLSISLAGRVAEKMVYAEFSSGAQNDLKDATALAEKMVAQWGMSDKVGPMNLGRGEEHPFLGRELSLPKRYSEEMAWVMDQEIQQIIREAEATAAGILKDRRDTLDALAGALLQEEVLEREDVERILRGSPPLQGA; from the coding sequence ATGCCGAATTTCTGGAAGGTGGCACCGTTCCTGCTCCTGGTCCTGCTATTGTCGTTATGGAACAGCACGGTCAATCTCAATGAACCCTTGCGTCATACGATCAATTACAGCCAGTTCGTGGAGCAGCTTACCGCGGGCAATATCAAATCGGTGGTCATCAGGAAGGAAGCATTAAACGGTGAATTGCGCAATGAGACAAGCCTGCTGCTGCAGGAAGGAGGGAAACCCGCGCCGGTGAAATATTTCCGGACCGTACTTCCCCCTTTCCAGGGGGAGGGGTTGCTTGCCCAGTTGCAGGATAAAAAGGTAACCATCACCATCGAATCCGCCGAACGTGGGGCGCTGTGGCAGACAGTGCTTGCATTGCTCCCCTGGCTGCTCATTATCGGTGTCTGGGTCGTGATCCTGAAAAGGAACCAGCAGATACAGGGCGGCCCGGGGGGGCTCTTTACCTTCGGCGCCAGCAAGGCCAGGCTCTATGACGTCAGCAAGCCGAGCGTGACCTTCAACGACGTTGCCGGCATGGACAACGTCAAGCTGGAACTCAAGGAAACCATCGAGTTCCTGACGGACCCATCCCGATTTGAAAGGATCGGGGCGAAGGTTCCCAAGGGAGTGCTGTTGGTCGGCCCGCCGGGAACCGGCAAGACCCTTATTGCACGTGCTACAGCAGGTGAGGCCGCCGTCCCCTTTTACAACATCAGCGCCTCCGAGTTTGTCGAGATGTTCGTGGGGGTTGGCGCCTCACGCGTGCGGGATATGTTCAAGAAGGCCAAAAGCACCCATCCCAGCATCATTTTCATCGATGAGATCGACGCCGTCGGCCGGACCCGGGGCACGGGGCTCGGCGGCGGGCATGACGAGCGGGAGCAGACCCTGAACCAGCTGCTGAGCGAAATGGACGGCTTCGACCCCCACGAGGAGGTTATCGTCATGGCTGCGACCAACCGGCCCGACGTGCTGGACCCTGCGCTGCTCAGACCGGGGAGGTTCGACCGCCACATCGTTATCGACCGGCCCGGCTGGAAGGAACGCAAGGCGATCCTCGAGATCCATGTACGCGGCAAGAAGCTGTCGGCGGATGTGGATCTGGAAACTCTGGCCAAGGGGACACCGGGGATGACCGGCGCGGACCTGGAGAACCTTGCCAACGAAGCGGCGCTGGTGGCCTTGAGGCAGGGTAAGGAGCTGGTGGACGCGCATGATTTCAGCGAGGCCAAGGACATCATCCTGATGGGGTCGGTCAAGGAGCTGACCATCAGTGACGAGGAAAAGCGGATCACCGCCTACCATGAAGCCGGCCACACCCTCGTCGCCTGGCAACTGCCGGGCGCAGATCCGATCTACAAAGTCAGCATCATCCCCCGTGGCATGGCGATGGGGGTGACGCAGCTCTTACCGGGGGAAGATCGCCACTACTATCCCCGCTCCTACCTGATGAACCGGCTGAGCATCAGCCTTGCGGGGAGGGTCGCGGAGAAGATGGTGTACGCCGAGTTCAGCAGCGGAGCGCAGAACGACCTCAAAGACGCTACAGCGCTGGCTGAGAAGATGGTCGCGCAGTGGGGGATGAGTGACAAGGTCGGCCCGATGAACCTCGGCCGCGGCGAAGAACATCCCTTCCTCGGCAGGGAACTGTCCCTCCCCAAACGCTACAGCGAGGAAATGGCCTGGGTCATGGACCAGGAGATCCAGCAGATCATAAGGGAGGCGGAGGCAACTGCGGCCGGGATACTAAAGGACAGGAGGGATACTCTCGACGCCCTGGCAGGGGCGTTACTGCAGGAAGAAGTGCTCG
- a CDS encoding adenosine-specific kinase yields MNVEIHDIKIEYPDGCNIILGQTHFIKTAEDLYEIIATTVPQARFGVAFTEASGPCLIRTEGNDVELVQGCVQVLNSIGAGHVFCVLLRDAYPINVLNQIKNCPEVCRIYCATANPLQVIVASTLQGWGVLGVIDGLPPKGVETDEDRQERRDLLRRIGYKR; encoded by the coding sequence ATGAACGTGGAAATACACGACATAAAAATCGAGTACCCCGATGGATGCAACATCATCCTGGGCCAAACGCACTTCATCAAGACGGCCGAGGACCTGTACGAAATCATTGCCACTACAGTACCGCAGGCCCGCTTCGGAGTCGCCTTTACCGAGGCATCCGGCCCGTGCCTGATCAGGACCGAGGGGAACGACGTGGAACTGGTCCAGGGATGTGTGCAGGTGCTCAATTCCATCGGTGCCGGCCATGTTTTCTGTGTCCTGCTGCGCGACGCCTACCCCATAAACGTGCTCAACCAGATCAAGAACTGCCCGGAGGTGTGCCGGATCTACTGTGCCACGGCAAATCCGCTCCAGGTTATCGTCGCCTCAACGCTCCAGGGGTGGGGGGTTCTCGGGGTCATCGACGGGCTGCCGCCCAAAGGGGTGGAAACGGACGAAGACCGGCAGGAACGGCGCGACCTGCTGCGTCGTATCGGTTACAAGCGCTGA
- a CDS encoding UvrD-helicase domain-containing protein: MEIVQQEIERLDRVHEAIERYAVDRLQTIGRHEAYTKELEQQRLNSVDWREKNDLAEKLIEHGHHSPRKYLHEFSQQASPYFGILGIHDNDRRIGKKEYLIGNQTLMDGQRVVVIDWRKAEITGPFYDGYDIGEEYELTIRGVEREGVITRRDKVTITRKALNRIETPSETYELRGGAWHKNGGAGESTADTKERTEDHRMVDSIAALISPEQFRAITKLRDGVVVINGAAGAGKTTVALHRLSFLMFDAPEKYRPERCIVLMFNRVLRDYVKQSSDTLLGPVRVDTYSAWSLTALAALGVHSLKTVFDDPFGAQKKSSRVPALLAKYVKETTKIEPVTDLWRFLMQDYVVAALCTDFAAEFQQTAQRKFAAKERTVSFSDVSILLRLAQLRRPAGAVVLGALNAYDHIVVDEAQDLSSLELRTIVAATSAARSLTICADEKQQILSFLDSQGFSSVMAQLHSQGLEKENLTVSYRCPKEIVDLAAQVSGRSADTTKAHSGVVDFHATRNAAESMTKIRELVEALVQAGPTSLTGVICKKKADVKALHAALAGIPGLHAEGEVSFSPGVQVIHAHAIKGVEFTNVILYNPSSYDYRQTDPDRNLLYVAITRACKALHIVHHQPLAQGLR, from the coding sequence ATGGAAATCGTACAACAGGAAATCGAGCGGCTGGACCGCGTGCATGAGGCGATCGAGCGTTACGCGGTCGACCGCCTGCAGACCATCGGGAGGCATGAGGCCTACACGAAGGAACTGGAACAACAGCGATTAAACTCCGTTGACTGGCGCGAGAAGAACGATCTGGCGGAGAAATTGATCGAGCACGGACACCACTCTCCACGCAAATACCTGCACGAATTCTCTCAGCAGGCCTCTCCTTACTTCGGCATTCTCGGCATCCACGACAACGACCGCAGGATCGGCAAGAAGGAATACCTGATCGGCAACCAGACGCTCATGGACGGACAGCGGGTCGTCGTCATCGACTGGAGAAAGGCGGAGATCACCGGCCCCTTCTACGATGGGTACGACATCGGTGAGGAATATGAACTGACCATCAGAGGGGTCGAGCGCGAAGGGGTGATCACGCGCCGGGACAAGGTGACCATCACCAGGAAGGCCCTGAACCGCATCGAGACTCCTTCGGAAACGTACGAGCTGCGCGGCGGTGCCTGGCACAAGAACGGCGGGGCCGGCGAGTCGACCGCCGACACCAAGGAGCGGACCGAGGACCACCGCATGGTGGATTCCATCGCGGCGCTGATCTCGCCGGAACAGTTCCGGGCCATCACCAAGCTCAGGGACGGAGTGGTCGTCATCAACGGGGCGGCCGGTGCGGGCAAGACCACCGTCGCCCTGCACCGGCTCTCGTTCCTCATGTTCGACGCACCTGAGAAGTACCGCCCGGAGCGGTGCATCGTGCTCATGTTCAACAGGGTCCTGCGGGACTACGTCAAGCAGAGCAGCGATACCCTCCTTGGGCCGGTCCGGGTCGATACCTACAGCGCCTGGTCCTTGACGGCGCTCGCCGCCCTCGGGGTCCATTCGCTGAAGACGGTCTTCGACGATCCCTTCGGCGCGCAGAAGAAAAGCAGCCGCGTCCCCGCGCTTTTGGCGAAATACGTGAAGGAGACCACGAAGATCGAGCCGGTCACCGACCTGTGGCGCTTCCTCATGCAGGATTACGTCGTCGCCGCACTCTGCACCGACTTCGCTGCAGAGTTCCAACAGACGGCCCAGAGGAAGTTCGCAGCCAAGGAGCGGACGGTCTCGTTCTCCGATGTAAGCATCCTGCTCCGCCTGGCGCAACTGCGGCGCCCGGCAGGTGCCGTGGTGCTTGGGGCGCTCAATGCCTACGACCATATCGTGGTCGATGAAGCGCAGGATCTCTCCTCGCTGGAGCTTCGTACCATAGTCGCCGCCACCTCCGCCGCGCGCAGCCTCACCATCTGCGCCGACGAAAAGCAGCAGATCCTCAGCTTCCTCGACTCGCAAGGATTCTCCAGCGTCATGGCACAGCTCCATTCCCAGGGACTGGAAAAGGAGAACCTGACGGTCTCGTACCGCTGCCCCAAGGAGATCGTCGATCTCGCCGCGCAGGTGAGCGGGCGCAGCGCCGACACCACCAAGGCCCATTCCGGCGTGGTCGACTTCCACGCTACCAGGAATGCGGCAGAGTCCATGACGAAGATCCGGGAGCTCGTCGAGGCGTTGGTGCAGGCAGGACCCACCTCGCTTACCGGCGTCATCTGCAAGAAGAAAGCTGACGTCAAAGCGCTGCACGCTGCGCTTGCTGGTATACCCGGTCTGCACGCGGAGGGTGAGGTATCCTTTTCGCCCGGCGTGCAGGTCATTCATGCGCACGCCATCAAGGGGGTGGAGTTCACCAACGTCATCCTCTACAACCCCAGTTCCTACGATTACCGCCAGACCGACCCCGACAGAAACCTCCTCTACGTCGCGATCACCCGTGCCTGTAAGGCCCTCCACATCGTTCACCACCAGCCGCTGGCCCAGGGGCTGCGGTAA